The stretch of DNA CCCTCCACAAGCCTTTGTGTAGCTGCAGACCCTGCTCAGTGCTGGGAGGGGCCGGCAAGCCTGTGGCCTGCCCTCCAGGAGTCACCCACCTTGTCCTttgccctcttctctctccctagAGGAGATCGCCAAGCACAAGGGGCCCCCGGTGTTCACTCAGGAGGAGAGGTACAAGATGGTGCAGGCCATCAAGTGGGTGGATGAGGTGGTGCCGGCAGCCCCCTACGTCACCACACTGGAGACTCTGGACAAGTACAACTGTGACTTCTGCGTCCACGGCAGTGAGTGGACAGGACTTAATCCAAGGGGCTGGGGACTCAAGCAGCTCAGGACCTGACCATCAGAGGGGTGTCTGGAGGTGCTGGCATCCTCACACTTGTGGGAGCATGGAGCCCTTTGAGGGTCTGAGGAAGCTTTGGGTTCTTCTCCAGAAAGGAGTGTACGCACACCAGGGCAGGCCTGGAGTGAAGGTATGGGCCTGGAGGTCTTCGTGGCTTTGGGTTAAATTCGGTGTTCTTGTGTGCATGTCACCCCTTAGATGACATCACGCTGACCGTAGATGGCCGGGACACCTACGAGGAAGTGAAGCAGGCTGGAAGGTACAGGTAAGCTCTAGCTGCCGGTTGGCCCACCTTTAGAGGAGTGGGTTTCCTGGGGCCCCTCGAGCGCCTTCTGCTCGTGGGGGCAGCATCTGGGCTGCAGCCTGTGCTTCCTGTGACTTGTGCGGGTGTGGTGCGGTGGCTGGGGGTGCCATGCAGCTGGGCCACCCAGTACGGGAGCCCCTTGGCCCCAGTGGCTGCAGAGCAGTGGAGACATGGGGTTCGACTGGGGAGCTGGCTTCTATGAGTAACTCTTGAAAAGGCCCACATGGCAGCAGCTCAGATTGGGCAGTACTGAGATTCCCTTGGCAGAGTGGGTGGTGAGGCAGGACCTGGGCGTCAGCGGGCCGAACAGGATCAGAGCCACCCCCTCGGATGGTCTGCGAACTTGAGGCTTGATAATCCTGTTGTTCTGTCCAGTCGTGTCGTTTAGTTGATAAAATGACAGTGGACCCTCCACCCTCTGCGTTTTGGTTTTCTATCCTGGCCAAGAGTAGCGAGGAAGTGCACGGTCTGTGCACAGCAAGGCCGCCAGGGATGGACCATGGTAGATTCAGCCACAAGCACAGTTGCCCTTACTCTTGGGTGGGGCAACTTAGGTGCCCTTAGGAGGCAGCCTTGTACATGTGTCCCAGGATGAGAGCCCCAACCCCACCTCTGTCCCCAGAGAATGCAAACGCACCCAGGGGGTGTCCACCACAGACCTCGTTGGCCGCATGCTGCTGGTGACCAAGGCCCATCACAGCAGCCAGGTGAGtgtgggattgggagggagggaTCGCCTACCCTCCCCTTGCCCCTCAGAGGGCACTGGAACAGCAAGCTTTGGGGTCCTGGGGTTGGCTGCGTCTGGAGGGCCAGGCCTCTCACCCCTGTACACTTCTGTGCAGGAGATGTCCTCCGAGTACCGGGAGTATGCAGACAGCTTTGGCAAGGTAAGCATTGTCTGTCCTGTCTGGGCCACTGCCTGACCCCCAGGCCACTCCCTGGGGAAAGGGGGTCTCGCTCTCTACCCTGCTCCCTGCTTTCTGGGTACTGACCGCCAATCTTGCTGGCTGGCCTGTCCCAGTGGCCACCGTGTGAATGAGGGTTCTCTAACCAGGTGGCCTGGTCCTCTCTCCTTCTGTAGCCCCCTCACCCGACACCCGCCGGGGAGACACTTTGCTCGGAAGGCTCCTCCCAGGTGACCAGACGGTGGCCTCAGGGTGCCAGGTCCCCACGAGGGCTGTGTCCACTGGCCTCTTCCTGGCGGGCCAGTTGCCGAGCCAAGGTGCTATTGGCTGCAGTGCCTGCTGTGGCCGCAGGGCAGGACCCCAGTCCCGCCAGCCACAGGTGCCCCGCCCACCCGGGTCTCGGTGTGGACCAGGCAATGCCAGCCGGCCCTCAGCATCCCTGCCTGAAATGCCTGCCTGGGAGCAACAGCAGAGCAAACAAGCGAGTGGCCAGCAGCGGCTAGGGGTTTGGAGTCCTGGCTGTGGCCCCTGTATCTGCTCCCTCCACCCCACACCTGTGCCTCCCAGAGCAGATGGACAGGCGGGTGTGGGCAGGCCCAAGGGTGGTCACAGGCAAAGGACATGCCTGTAAGGCTTCCGTCACTGACCAGACTGTTCTCGGCTTGCAGTGCCCCGGGGGACGGAACCCCTGGACGGGGGTGTCCCAGTTTCTTCAGACATCCCAGAAGATCATCCAGTTTGCTTCGGGAAAGGAGCCCCAGCCTGGGGAGACGGTCATCTATGTGGCTGGCGCCTTTGACCTGTTCCGTATCCTCTGGGATTGGGTGGCGTTTGTCCCTGCCCAAGGCCTTCTGTCTGCTCCTCCACATGCTCCCCAGTGGGCCCCAGGGCCTCAAGGGGCCTCCCTGATTCTCAAGGACCCTGAACTGGGGTGGGGTGCACAGCCGTTAGCAGGGACACAGCTGTTAGCAGGGAGAGGCGTgagcaggggagagggaggggacctTACTGAGCCCCTGCTCCTGTGGATGGCTGCTCTGTATTGATTCCTCGCTCCTTAACCTGGGTGCAGACATTGGGCATGtggatttcctggagaaggtatATGGCCTGGCGGAGAGGCCCTCGTCATCGCTGGCTTGCATTTTGACCAGGTCTCACCCCGGGGCATCTGATAGTGTGGGGACTCTGGAAAGGCTCCTAGGGATGGGGTTGGGCACAAGTGAGGAAGAGGTGGTGAGCTTGGGCCTCTGCCCAGGGAGAAACCCAGGGAAGGTTTCCCCATACTGGCAGACGTCCGCGAGGGATTattgggagggaacacagcctcaTACACACAAAGGCACACCGGTCCCGAGGTTGCCAGCTGCCTCAACCTTGCTCTGCCTCCAGGAGGTCAACCACTACAAGGGGAAGAACTACCCCATCATGAACCTGCATGAGCGGACCCTGAGTGTGCTGGCCTGCCGGGTGAGAGCCGGTGGGCAGACCAGCAGTCTGTCCTTCCCAGGCTGGAGCTGCTCCTCTccatcaccccaccccccacccccccggaaCCCTCCCAGGGGTACGAGTCTGGGGTTCCACCGTGCCCCCTCTCAGCCCCTGCCTTGTTGCCTGGCAAGTCCTAGTTAACCAGCCGCGCTTCTTGTCCACCCAGTACGTGTCTGAAGTGGTGATTGGGGCCCCGTACTCGGTCACAGCTGAGCTCCTGGACCACTTCAAGGTGAGGGTGGGGCTCCTGGTGGGAGCTTTCCAGGGAGGACCTGGGCTGAGTGGGGCCAGGCCAGTGCTCTGAGCCGTGCTGGCCTCCCTAGGGAGGGTCCTCGGGGAGCAGGGGACTGTGTAGGGTGATTCTGGGAGGGCTCCCTGACCGCTGCCTCCTCCCCAGGTGGACCTGGTGTGTCACGGGAAGACAGAAGTCGTGCCTGACAAGGATGGCTCTGACCCATACGAGGTGGGTCCTGTAGGGCCCTCAGTGGACATGAGGCGGCCACTGTCTGGTGCTTCCCAGCCACCTGATGCCCCTGTGCCTCACCATGCTTGTCTGGGAAACGGGTGAGGGACAGCTGCCTCGCTGGTGGCCGCATGGTTTAAGGAGGCGGGACCTGAGCACGAGTGATCATGCCCAtcgtggtgggggcggggggaaaggCCGTAGGAGCCAGGGCAGTACTGCAGGCTCCCCAAGGTTCAGGGGAGGGCTCTCACCTCCTTCCCCTCTTTCTGGCCTCCAGGAGCCCAAAAGGAGGGGCATTTTCTGCCAGGTTGACAGTGGGAATGACCTCACCACAGACCTCATTGTCCAGCGCATCATCAAGAACAGGTGAGTCCTGGCTGGGGTGCTGGGGGCACAGGGTGGCACTGAGGCCCTGGCTCTGGGTGCACACCTCACCCCATCTGGCCCCCAGGCTGGAATACGAGGCCCGGAACCAGAAGAAGGAAGCCAAGGAGCTGGCCTTTCAGGAGGCCATGAGGCGGCAGGAAGCGCAGCCCGAAAGGGAGATTGACTGTGACTTCTGACGACAGGTGGGAGGATGCCAGGGGCCCTCTGAGGGGCTGGCCCTCTCTCAACCCTGCCTTGAGAGCTTGGCTCAGTTTTTAACAAAGCTGCAGTGCCCTCTTCTCCAGTCACCCACCGCGGAAGGGCTGATGTGGAGGACGTGGCCTGTCACCCTGCTCGCAAGGTGCCTGTCTTGCAGCAGGCCATCCTGTCCTTCCTGCTGAGTTGCACAGAGAGGGCTTCCAGCACAGTGGAGCAGCCCAGCCGGCAGGATGGGCAGGGGGCACCTTCGACCAGAGGGGTGCCACCCTACGTGCCATGGAAGACCCAGCTTTCATCCTCCCGGCCCTGCTGCTGCTCACTATCTGCCCCCTGGGAAGCTCCTATACGCCTTCCACTGCCCAGCTCGAGGCGGCCTACCCACTTGCGTTGCCTCAGTTCAAACAAGCTTCAGGGAGCAGTGACCCAGGGGGTTGCCCCTTTCCTCCTCGGGGTGCAGACCAGGCCGCCTCCCACACGGGCAGCCTctgccctggggcctggggcccagACGCTGCACCCGTTTTCCTGGACCAGCCTCCCCAGAGACTGTTCTTGGTTTTGTACCTGACTGGCGGGTGTGCAACCAAATAAACCTGCTGGGAGGGGCTCTGCATCAGGCTGTCCATCCTGCAGGGCACTACCAGAAAACCTTGGCCCTGCTCCCCGCCACCCAACAAGGAGGTGGACGGCCGCAGCAAGAAACGCCCTAGATCCAGCTCCCCAGCCACTTCCCACAGTGGCCGGAAAcgaaagagggagagaggcaaGGGCCGACAGAGCGTCTTTGGCCCTGGGGTCTGTCGTGAGGAAAACAAGAGTCTGACACTCTGCAGTCCCCATAGCTCCCTGATCCAAGAAGGAATTGGGGGCTGCTCCCTGGCCAAGTCCACAGAatctcagggtctcctgcacccAAGTCAGGGCCCACTTGGAGCGGTATAGCGGCTGCAGGGTGCTAACCCCAGTCACctcttttggggggaggggacagtGGCTGTGGTTTATGGCTCTGATGTTCAAGAGTAAGGACTGGGATGTTCTTTCAGCCTCTTCAGTTCTCTCCAGAATTGCCTCTGCCCTGCAGCTGCTGGGCCAGATGGGGCCAGAGCACCCTGTGGCCTGGCCCCATGGGAGTCCTAGACCAGCATTCACTCCTGGAAGGTGGGCCTGTTCTTTCTGGAGTCTAGAACCTGTGCGGGCAGCTGCAGTGAGGGGGCTGGGGGACTGTCAGTGCACGTGGCTTCTCGGGGCAGCCCTTGCCccacttcctttcctccctttcccaGTGGGGGCAGCACACTAAGCTGTGAGAAGCACAGGGCCCTCCCCGCACCCCTGCCCCAACTTCAGGAACCCAGTGTATTAGCCTTCTCACTCCAATCCTGCAGCGATCAGCCAGTTCCTGTAGATTGATGGGGGTGGGGATACAGGAGCAGCCAGTGGATTCCTCTTGAGACCAGAGTCAGCCCTAGGCCTGTTCAGAACCCCCTGCTGGGTGGCACCCAAGGTGAGGGCTGGAGGACAGCCTGCAGCAGCAACCAGGAAGCCCCCCTGCCGCGGCTGGACCATGGTTGGAGGGAACTTGGAGCCTGGGTATCCAGGAGGTGGGTGCCTCCGGACACTTGTCCACCCAGATACAACAGGATTGTGGGTCCCACCCACAGCTTCAGCAGAGGGCTGGCTGGTAGGTCCAGCTCCCTGGGGTCCTCTGAGGCCCAGCTGGTGGCAAGGCATTCCATGGGGTGGGGGACGTCATTGAAACAAGCTCCAGATCTCTGGGGCCAGAGCTCAGGCTAAGGGACTCAGGTCAGCCTCATTGGGGGCAAGGGTGTAAATCAACTTACTGAGATCCCAACAACTGAATTAGGGAATTAGCCTGATTGGGCAAGGGTGCTGGGCTGGCATAAGGCAGTTGTATTCAAGAGCCAGGGTCCTGcacatcccctcccttctccaggtatgGCACCACCCATGGCTTTGGGGATACTGCTTTCCTGCGGGTCTAGATTGGGATGAACAAAGAGCTCCCAGGCCTGGGAGGAGCCAGCTGCCTGACTCAGGACTCAGCTGGGGCTGTGCCCAGCTCTCAGCTCTGTCATCCCCCCTGCTGTAGCCCCTCCCAGCCCCGGAGCCACACATCTCGCTGCCTTCCCCCTCTGGCTGGGCCCagcctattcattcattcatttggacAAGTATTGTCCCATGCTGTGTACTTTGAGGTGTTTGGGGGGTGCTCCAAGAAAGGAATCACTCCAAGAGCTGCCCCTCTAGTAAGGGAGGCCTCAAGAAACGTAGCATTTGAGGCAGGAGGGCGTCCTGGTGTGGGGTGTTTAGGGGAGGCTTATTACAAGGTAGGACTTTTGAGCTGGTTTGGTAGACTTGATGGCTAGTGGGGGACCGAGGCAGGACCTCCTAGGAGAATCCAGGAGCTGCCTGAACAAaagcagggagggggcagggcatgGAGCGGAGCCTTGCAGAGCCAGATGCGGGGCTCCAGAAGATGTCTGGGTTTGATACCACCTGAGGCCCACAGAAAGTTCCCAGCAGCATTTTACCAGCAGTGGTTCTTGGGAGCTCCTATACAGGTGTCTCCGTGCAACCTGGTGACCTGGCTGCTGTCTGCATGCCTAGGTGAGCAGAGTATGAGTGTGGAGATTCAGGAGACCCCCACTCCACCCACTGTGCCCAACTTCCAGAGGCTGcaagtcatttattcattaagCCATTTACTATGGGGATGGATGGGCGGTACTGGGTGCCATCTAGCTCCAGGGCAGGGGCGGGCCCACGGGTACCCGGGACATTCAGGCCGGGTCCAGGTGCCGGGGTCGGGGCTCACTTGCGACAGTCCGAGGCGCTGAGCGACAGGAAGACGTCGGCCTTGCACTGGAAAGTGGCGCGGCCGTCGGGGAGTGGCTCGCAGCTCTGCAGGTTGGGGGTGACCTCCTCGACGCACACGGCCTGGGGGCAAGATGGGATGGAAGGATAAGGGGGCACCCGCACCCTCCAGCCCTCCGCACCCAACAGCGCCCATTACTCACAAGACTCCGCAGGTTGGGGCGCATCTCCCGGAAAGTGCCGACCCCTCCCAGGGATCGCGTGCCCCCGCGGGGCTCGGAGCGCCGTGCGTACGGCGACCTGTGGAAGCCGGACAGCAGCCCCGCGGCGCGGCCCACGGAGTAGTACCCCTGCCCCGCCGTCGGCTTGTACCACGCGAGGCCAGGGGACGCCAGCAGTAAGCACAGCGCCAGAGCGGCGGCCACCAGCATCGCGGGCCCGGCCACGGGGGACTCGGTGGCAGCGGGCGGCGGGGTGCGGAACGGCAGCACCCTTGCCTTATATctgcggcggggcggggcggggcgcgagGGCGGGCGCCGGGATGCACCGGCCTCCGCATCCCGGAGAGAGAAGCCCGCGCGGGGTTCAGAGCCTCTTGGGAACAGGGGCACGCTGGAGAAAGATGCTCCAGGGCTTGGGGGGATGCGAcgcccccttcctccccacccacgCCCACCTCCCCGTTTCTGGCCCACTCAACTCTTGCTGGGaggcagcccccaggcccctcccagaCCTTAGTCCCGACTCAGTGCGGGGAGGGGCGTCGGTGCTGCAGAGCCTTCAACGAGTCCAACGGCGCCCCAGTCCCGTCACCCCCCTCTGGGACTGTACCCCTTACCCCGGGGACAAGGAGCCGTTCCCACCCTAAAGGGAGCTGACCAGAGGACCAGGCTTCTGGAGGGGGCACTGAAATCTAAGAGGGCCGGGGGTGGGAAGGGCAGAGGTGGGTTTCACACCTATGAGAGTTTTATACCACTGATCTGGTCCTCAAACAGCTCGCAGGACAGGCAGGAGGGCTCACAGGACAGATGAGGCGAGGCCACAGGAGAGCCGTTGCAGAAGTGGGTGCTGTGACCCTGTGCCACTGTGGCAGAGGAAGAGCTGAGATTAGGGGGCCTGAGAGGAACTGGCAGAGCCCTTGAGCTTCCTGGGAGGGAGCCAATGGCTGGGCTCTGGGTGTGTGCTGGGCCTGGCAGGCAGCTCTGTGTCCCGCTTGAGGGGACCACGCAGGCCCTGGGAGGACCAGGCTGGAACCCAGTAAAGAATGGAGAGGAGCCCACCTGGCAGCGAAGTGGGAGTGGCCTGCCTAGAGGACTGTATGACCTGTGGCAAGCTCTAGGCTTCTGGGGTGAGGGCACCTGTCCCGGTGTGCCAGGGCTAAAAGCCTGGAGGCTCAGTTCACGGTCTGGCACCCTAGGCATGTGGGTATTTCCTGTCACAGGGGAGAATTCCCCAGGGAAGGCAGAACTCCAGGGACGGGAGGCGAGCAGGGCAGGCCAGGTCACCCTGTGGGATCCTCT from Bos mutus isolate GX-2022 chromosome 19, NWIPB_WYAK_1.1, whole genome shotgun sequence encodes:
- the PCYT2 gene encoding LOW QUALITY PROTEIN: ethanolamine-phosphate cytidylyltransferase (The sequence of the model RefSeq protein was modified relative to this genomic sequence to represent the inferred CDS: inserted 1 base in 1 codon), with the protein product MIRNGHGEASGAKRPGPRARRAVRVWCDGCYDMVHYGHSNQLRQARAMGDHLIVGVHTDEEIAKHKGPPVFTQEERYKMVQAIKWVDEVVPAAPYVTTLETLDKYNCDFCVHGNDITLTVDGRDTYEEVKQAGRYRECKRTQGVSTTDLVGRMLLVTKAHHSSQEMSSEYREYADSFGKPPHPTPAGETLCSEGSSQCPGGRNPWTGVSQFLQTSQKIIQFASGKEPQPGETVIYVAGAFDLFHIGHVDFLEKVYGLAERPXVIAGLHFDQEVNHYKGKNYPIMNLHERTLSVLACRYVSEVVIGAPYSVTAELLDHFKVDLVCHGKTEVVPDKDGSDPYEEPKRRGIFCQVDSGNDLTTDLIVQRIIKNRLEYEARNQKKEAKELAFQEAMRRQEAQPEREIDCDF
- the NPB gene encoding neuropeptide B, whose translation is MLVAAALALCLLLASPGLAWYKPTAGQGYYSVGRAAGLLSGFHRSPYARRSEPRGGTRSLGGVGTFREMRPNLRSLAVCVEEVTPNLQSCEPLPDGRATFQCKADVFLSLSASDCRK